Proteins from a single region of Candidatus Binatia bacterium:
- a CDS encoding glycosyl hydrolase, with protein MKRLLPSVIVAALLIAALGAGAANSSSPAAQLMSKLKWRSIGPYIGGRVVAIAGVPSQQDLFYMGGVQGGIWKSTNYGLSWTNISDGKIPGVADPIGALAVAPSNPKVIYAGTGEADIRSDFDTGDGMYKSTDAGKTWSYAGLRDTHMIARIIVDPRNANVAYAASMGHVFKPNPERGVFKTTDGGRSWNKVLFVDERTGGVDLAIDPRNPNTLYAAMWQAQRVPWKLNDGGPGSALYKTTDAGAHWTKISRNPGFALGVLGKIGVSVAASDPRIVYAIVQAHQGGVFRSSDGGATWRRVNSEMKLRQRGFYYIAIFVDPTNPQVAYAPEVDGVYKTTNGGVNWKLLQMPHGDNHIVWINPRNPKILLVGNDGGATVSVDGGSTWSNEHNQPTGQYYHVALDDQFPFHVFGAAQDEGAFEGPSAAVGPGIGPGEWYGVALGESTFVAPEPGDPHATYGSGYYSSFVRLDRVTGDAKNVSPWPRYMSGASSAETKYRFGWTHPVFFSPANPRELLVAAQVVFSSTDHGQTWKILSPDLTRNDPTSEAATGGPVDLDQTGAETFPDISALAVSPLDADVLWAGSADGLVHVTTDHGGRWTDVTPPQLPQWAQITSIEPSHTSKSTAYLTASRFMWDDYHPYVYETTDYGAHWMALTSGLPSDQYALVVRQDPREPRLLFAGTRSTVYVSLDGGGQWQPITLNLPGVQVRDLAIDAREGELVAATHGRAFWILDDLSLLEQLAQQTSYSVATTQLFAPETAWLSNAYGGPPFSIPNFGDNPDYGAVVFFNLPKSYNGRTPLTLTFLDGNGATVRSFTLHLKAKHEQKLTPEQEANLDANQSRARDVDRLTAVEPGINRFLWDMRYTPAYDVPGFRITQTDDFPDAGDGPTIVPGKYTAVLQYGTTQLRAPFEVRLDPRLHPAPGDLQARLALEMQILGAIDRLDRSIAAALSAGSKAPAAQRLQIDAQIANVVMLQMNSSEANLLHETKVREQLGFLMGSLEGAYQRPTAAEYTTFKELDAEASAGEARLQTLTAR; from the coding sequence ATGAAGCGTCTTCTTCCTTCCGTCATCGTTGCCGCGCTCCTCATCGCCGCGCTCGGCGCCGGCGCCGCCAACTCCTCATCGCCCGCGGCGCAGCTCATGAGCAAGCTCAAGTGGCGCAGCATCGGCCCGTACATCGGAGGCCGCGTCGTCGCGATCGCGGGCGTGCCGAGCCAGCAGGACCTGTTCTACATGGGCGGCGTCCAGGGCGGAATTTGGAAGAGTACCAACTACGGATTGAGCTGGACGAACATCAGCGACGGTAAGATTCCCGGCGTCGCCGATCCGATCGGCGCCCTCGCGGTCGCGCCCTCCAACCCGAAGGTCATCTACGCCGGGACCGGCGAGGCCGACATCCGCAGCGACTTCGATACCGGCGACGGCATGTACAAGTCGACCGACGCCGGGAAGACCTGGTCGTACGCCGGACTGCGCGACACTCACATGATCGCGCGGATCATCGTGGACCCGCGCAACGCCAACGTCGCCTACGCCGCGTCGATGGGCCACGTCTTCAAGCCCAACCCCGAACGCGGCGTCTTTAAGACGACCGACGGCGGCCGTAGCTGGAACAAAGTGCTCTTCGTGGACGAGCGGACCGGCGGCGTCGACCTCGCAATTGATCCGCGCAATCCGAACACACTGTACGCCGCGATGTGGCAGGCCCAGCGCGTGCCGTGGAAGCTGAACGACGGCGGGCCTGGCAGCGCGCTCTACAAGACGACCGACGCCGGCGCGCACTGGACCAAGATCTCGCGTAATCCCGGCTTCGCACTCGGCGTCCTCGGAAAGATCGGCGTATCGGTCGCCGCCAGCGATCCACGGATCGTCTACGCGATCGTTCAGGCCCACCAGGGCGGCGTCTTCCGCTCGAGCGACGGCGGGGCGACGTGGCGGCGCGTCAACTCCGAAATGAAGCTGCGCCAGCGCGGCTTCTACTACATCGCCATCTTCGTGGATCCGACAAACCCGCAGGTCGCGTATGCCCCCGAGGTAGACGGCGTCTACAAGACGACCAACGGTGGAGTGAACTGGAAGCTGTTGCAAATGCCGCACGGCGACAACCACATCGTCTGGATCAACCCGCGCAATCCGAAGATCTTGCTGGTCGGAAACGACGGCGGCGCTACCGTCTCTGTGGACGGCGGCAGCACCTGGAGCAACGAGCACAATCAGCCGACCGGACAATACTACCACGTCGCGCTCGACGACCAGTTCCCGTTTCACGTCTTCGGCGCGGCGCAAGACGAAGGTGCTTTCGAAGGGCCAAGCGCGGCCGTCGGACCAGGCATCGGACCGGGAGAGTGGTACGGCGTCGCGCTGGGCGAGAGCACGTTCGTCGCTCCGGAGCCCGGCGATCCGCACGCGACCTACGGCAGCGGCTACTACAGCTCGTTCGTGCGACTCGATCGCGTGACCGGAGACGCCAAGAACGTCAGCCCATGGCCGCGCTACATGTCCGGAGCATCGTCCGCGGAGACGAAGTATCGCTTCGGATGGACGCATCCGGTCTTTTTCTCGCCTGCGAATCCGCGGGAGCTGCTGGTCGCGGCGCAAGTCGTCTTCTCCAGCACGGATCACGGCCAGACCTGGAAGATACTCAGCCCAGACCTCACGCGCAACGATCCCACGAGCGAAGCGGCCACGGGCGGGCCGGTGGATCTCGACCAAACCGGCGCGGAAACGTTTCCCGACATCTCGGCGCTCGCGGTCTCGCCGTTGGATGCCGACGTCCTGTGGGCCGGCTCCGCGGACGGCCTCGTGCACGTGACGACCGATCACGGCGGGCGCTGGACCGACGTCACGCCGCCGCAGCTGCCGCAGTGGGCGCAGATCACCTCGATCGAACCCTCACACACGAGCAAGTCGACGGCCTATCTGACCGCCTCGCGCTTCATGTGGGACGACTACCACCCCTACGTCTACGAGACGACCGACTACGGCGCGCATTGGATGGCCCTGACCAGCGGCTTACCGTCGGATCAATACGCCCTGGTGGTGCGGCAGGATCCGCGCGAGCCGCGCCTGCTCTTCGCCGGGACGCGCAGCACGGTCTACGTTAGCCTCGACGGCGGCGGTCAGTGGCAGCCGATCACGCTCAACCTGCCCGGCGTCCAGGTGCGCGACCTCGCGATCGACGCTCGCGAGGGCGAGCTCGTCGCAGCGACGCACGGCCGCGCGTTTTGGATCCTCGACGACCTTTCGCTGCTCGAACAGCTCGCGCAGCAGACGTCCTACTCGGTCGCTACGACGCAGCTCTTCGCGCCGGAAACCGCGTGGCTGAGCAACGCTTACGGTGGCCCGCCCTTCTCGATTCCCAACTTCGGCGACAATCCGGACTATGGCGCGGTGGTCTTCTTCAACCTGCCGAAATCGTACAACGGCCGCACGCCGCTGACGCTGACGTTCTTGGACGGCAACGGCGCCACCGTCCGAAGCTTCACGCTGCATCTGAAGGCCAAGCACGAGCAGAAGCTCACGCCCGAGCAGGAGGCGAATCTCGACGCGAATCAGTCGCGGGCACGCGACGTCGATCGCTTGACGGCGGTCGAGCCCGGCATCAATCGTTTTCTGTGGGACATGCGCTACACGCCGGCCTACGACGTGCCGGGGTTCCGCATCACGCAGACGGACGACTTCCCCGACGCCGGAGACGGCCCGACGATTGTCCCCGGCAAGTATACGGCCGTGCTGCAGTACGGCACGACGCAGCTTCGCGCCCCGTTCGAGGTGCGCCTCGACCCGCGGCTGCATCCGGCGCCCGGCGATCTGCAGGCCCGGCTCGCGCTCGAGATGCAGATTCTGGGCGCGATCGACCGTTTGGATAGATCGATCGCCGCGGCGCTGAGCGCAGGCTCGAAAGCGCCGGCCGCGCAGCGCCTCCAAATCGATGCGCAGATCGCGAACGTGGTCATGCTCCAGATGAACTCGAGCGAAGCCAACTTGCTGCACGAGACGAAGGTGCGCGAGCAGCTCGGTTTCTTGATGGGCTCACTCGAGGGCGCCTATCAGCGTCCGACGGCGGCCGAGTACACCACGTTCAAGGAACTCGACGCGGAGGCGTCCGCGGGCGAAGCACGTCTACAGACGCTGACGGCGCGCTAA
- a CDS encoding selenium-binding family protein, with amino-acid sequence MLLKPDPTFYASAKDAMKAPPETVAYVALLSASGNARPDALAVVDADPSSASFAGEIGRVELPNTGDELHHFGWNACSAALCPFAPRPHVERRYLIVPGLRSTRIHVIDTKPDPAHPRIVRVIEPQEIVERTGYTRPHTVHCGPDAIYVSALGNAAGDGPGGIFMLDCDTFDVIGPWEVDRGPQYLAYDFWWHLTQDAMVTSEWGTPKMIEGGLDPNLLLAGKYGHELHFWNLRTRRHAQTVDLGAEQQMVLELRPSHDPANAWGFVGVVVSLKDLSSSIWLWHRSEGEWKVEKVIEIPAEPAEPAQLPDMLKGFSAVPPLLSDIDLSLDDRYLYASCWGTGEMRQYDVSDPFHPKLVGSVHIGGIARRAPHPKDPSRSLAGGPQMVEISRDGKRVYFTNSLYRAWDDQFYPDGVGNWMVKLDVGADGAIAFDPKFFVEFDGDHRAHQVRLQGGDASSDSYCYS; translated from the coding sequence ATGCTGCTGAAACCGGATCCCACCTTCTACGCCTCTGCCAAAGACGCCATGAAGGCGCCGCCCGAAACGGTCGCCTACGTCGCGCTGCTCAGCGCCTCGGGAAACGCTCGCCCGGACGCGCTCGCGGTCGTGGATGCCGACCCTTCTTCGGCGAGCTTTGCCGGCGAGATCGGGCGCGTCGAGCTGCCGAATACCGGCGACGAGCTGCATCACTTCGGGTGGAACGCCTGCAGCGCGGCGCTGTGTCCGTTCGCGCCGCGTCCGCACGTCGAACGGCGCTACCTCATCGTGCCGGGCCTGCGGTCGACGCGCATCCACGTCATCGACACCAAGCCCGATCCGGCGCATCCGCGCATCGTGCGCGTCATCGAACCCCAAGAGATCGTCGAGCGCACGGGCTACACGCGGCCCCACACGGTGCACTGCGGTCCGGACGCCATCTACGTCAGCGCCCTAGGTAACGCCGCGGGCGACGGCCCCGGCGGAATCTTCATGCTGGACTGCGACACGTTCGACGTCATCGGGCCGTGGGAGGTCGATCGCGGACCGCAATACTTGGCCTACGACTTCTGGTGGCACCTGACGCAGGACGCGATGGTAACAAGTGAGTGGGGCACGCCGAAGATGATCGAAGGCGGCCTCGACCCGAATTTGTTGCTCGCGGGAAAGTATGGGCACGAGCTGCATTTCTGGAATCTGAGGACCAGGCGGCACGCGCAGACCGTCGATCTCGGCGCCGAGCAGCAGATGGTGCTCGAGCTGCGGCCGTCGCACGATCCGGCGAACGCTTGGGGCTTCGTCGGCGTCGTAGTGTCGCTCAAAGATTTGTCGAGCTCGATCTGGCTCTGGCATCGCAGCGAGGGCGAGTGGAAGGTGGAGAAGGTGATCGAGATTCCGGCCGAGCCGGCCGAGCCCGCGCAGCTGCCGGACATGCTCAAGGGCTTCTCTGCGGTGCCGCCGCTGCTCAGCGACATCGATCTGTCGCTCGACGATCGTTATCTCTACGCGTCGTGCTGGGGAACCGGCGAGATGCGGCAGTACGACGTGAGCGATCCATTTCACCCAAAGCTCGTCGGATCGGTGCACATCGGCGGCATCGCGCGCCGGGCGCCGCACCCCAAGGATCCCTCGCGCTCGCTCGCGGGCGGCCCGCAGATGGTCGAGATCAGCCGCGATGGAAAGCGCGTCTACTTTACCAACTCGCTCTATCGGGCGTGGGACGATCAATTCTATCCCGACGGCGTCGGCAACTGGATGGTGAAGCTCGACGTGGGCGCTGACGGGGCGATTGCCTTCGATCCGAAATTCTTCGTCGAATTCGATGGCGATCACCGCGCGCACCAAGTTCGCTTGCAGGGCGGAGACGCTTCCTCCGACTCCTACTGCTATTCCTAA